In Acidaminococcus timonensis, one DNA window encodes the following:
- the cmk gene encoding (d)CMP kinase, producing MKKIIIAIDGPAGAGKSTIAKKVAARLGYAYIDTGAMYRTVTLCFLESGRPFSEEEVTAIANRIRITFQYRDGANRVFVDGREVTDAIRSLEVSRNVSRVAAVGGVRTAMVAAQRKIGEAGGVVMDGRDIGTVVFPGAQLKVFLTASVEERARRRYLELKEKGVPVDLADLEKRIAQRDELDENREISPLRCAEDAHYLDSTALSIDEVTEQIAQMAGKVL from the coding sequence GTGAAAAAGATCATCATTGCCATCGATGGCCCCGCCGGTGCCGGGAAGAGCACCATCGCCAAAAAGGTGGCGGCCCGGCTGGGGTACGCCTACATCGACACCGGTGCCATGTACCGAACTGTGACCCTGTGCTTCCTGGAAAGCGGCCGGCCCTTCAGTGAAGAAGAGGTGACCGCCATCGCCAACCGGATCCGCATCACCTTCCAGTACAGGGACGGGGCCAACCGGGTGTTTGTGGACGGCCGGGAAGTGACCGATGCCATCCGCAGCCTGGAAGTATCCCGGAACGTGTCCCGGGTGGCGGCTGTAGGGGGCGTGCGGACTGCCATGGTGGCAGCCCAGCGGAAGATCGGGGAAGCCGGGGGCGTGGTCATGGATGGCCGCGACATCGGCACCGTGGTGTTCCCGGGGGCCCAGCTGAAAGTGTTCCTGACGGCCTCTGTGGAGGAACGGGCCAGACGCCGGTACCTGGAACTGAAGGAAAAGGGCGTGCCTGTGGATCTGGCCGATCTGGAGAAACGGATCGCCCAGCGGGACGAACTGGACGAAAACCGGGAAATCTCCCCCCTGCGCTGTGCAGAAGATGCCCATTATCTGGATTCCACCGCACTTTCCATCGATGAAGTCACAGAACAGATTGCCCAGATGGCAGGAAAGGTATTATAA
- a CDS encoding BaiN/RdsA family NAD(P)/FAD-dependent oxidoreductase: MSRVLVIGAGAAGFLAAISAARSGARVTLLEKMGMAGRKLMITGKGRCNITNACDMRDMISMIPGNGKFLFGAFHSFTNRDIMELLEQNGLPVKVERGGRVFPQSDRALDVVKTLEKILRDLHVRLLKDKRVEHLELAGDRVTGVIDGQGNHYPADAVIIATGGASYPRTGSTGDGYRLAREAGHTIVPPKPALVPLESDDDRIRSLQGLSLRNVRATLLQGDRVLGQEFGEMLFTHFGVSGPIILTLSRAASGAWQKDPKALLDLSIDLKPALTVEQLDARVQRDFAKYSRKQMKSGLHDLLPQSLIPAVIDGACLRPEQEVNQITRKERQRLVETLKGFTVPLTGTRPLAEAIVTAGGVSTREINPSTFASRKVPNLYFAGEVMDVDGYTGGYNLQAAFSSGYVAGTHAAEWGKEETK, encoded by the coding sequence ATGAGTAGGGTGCTTGTAATCGGGGCCGGTGCCGCCGGCTTCCTGGCCGCCATCTCTGCAGCCAGGAGCGGGGCCCGGGTGACCCTGCTGGAAAAGATGGGCATGGCCGGGCGGAAACTGATGATCACCGGCAAGGGCCGCTGCAACATCACCAATGCCTGCGACATGAGGGACATGATCTCCATGATCCCCGGCAACGGAAAATTCCTGTTTGGGGCTTTCCATTCCTTCACCAATCGGGATATAATGGAACTGCTGGAACAGAACGGCCTGCCGGTGAAGGTGGAGCGGGGCGGCCGGGTATTTCCCCAGAGCGACAGGGCCCTGGATGTGGTGAAGACCCTGGAGAAGATCCTCCGGGACCTCCATGTGCGCCTTCTGAAGGACAAACGGGTGGAACACCTGGAGCTGGCAGGAGACCGGGTCACCGGTGTCATCGACGGACAGGGCAATCATTATCCGGCGGATGCGGTGATCATTGCCACCGGCGGGGCTTCCTATCCCCGGACCGGGTCCACCGGCGACGGGTACCGGCTGGCCCGGGAGGCCGGGCACACCATCGTACCGCCCAAACCGGCCCTGGTGCCCCTGGAATCGGACGATGACCGGATCCGGAGCCTCCAGGGCCTGAGCCTGCGGAACGTGCGGGCCACCCTGCTCCAGGGGGACAGGGTGCTGGGCCAGGAATTCGGGGAGATGCTGTTCACCCATTTCGGGGTCAGCGGTCCCATCATCCTGACCCTTTCCCGGGCAGCCTCCGGGGCCTGGCAGAAGGACCCGAAGGCCCTGCTGGACCTTTCCATCGATTTGAAGCCGGCCCTTACCGTGGAACAACTGGACGCCCGGGTGCAGCGGGATTTTGCCAAATACAGCCGGAAGCAGATGAAAAGCGGCCTCCACGACCTGCTGCCCCAGAGCCTGATCCCGGCCGTCATTGACGGGGCCTGTCTGAGACCGGAGCAGGAAGTGAACCAGATCACCCGGAAGGAGCGCCAGCGCCTGGTGGAAACTCTGAAGGGATTCACCGTGCCCCTGACGGGCACACGCCCCCTGGCCGAAGCCATTGTTACGGCCGGCGGGGTCAGCACCAGAGAAATCAATCCCTCCACCTTCGCTTCCAGGAAGGTGCCGAACCTGTACTTTGCAGGCGAAGTGATGGATGTGGACGGATATACCGGCGGCTACAACCTGCAGGCAGCCTTTTCGTCGGGCTACGTGGCAGGCACCCATGCCGCTGAATGGGGAAAAGAGGAAACCAAGTGA
- a CDS encoding pseudouridine synthase, translated as MEQEKERLQKVMAACGVASRRECEKYITAGRVAVNGRTVTELGTRVGPRDTIAVDGVPLRRKTAKRTLLLYKPRGVVTTMKDPQGRPTVADLVAKVPERLYPVGRLDYQTEGLLLMTNDGELAQHLTHPSHHVNKTYLVEVRGRVPEEKLDLLRLGVPLEDGLTAPAMVYVQEVDEARHVTRFTITIHEGRNRQVRRMCDFIGFPVKHLKRIQVGSLTLEGMKKGQYRDLTPEELADLEKEMEGHE; from the coding sequence ATGGAACAGGAAAAGGAACGGCTGCAGAAGGTTATGGCAGCCTGCGGCGTGGCTTCACGCCGGGAATGTGAAAAATACATCACCGCCGGACGGGTGGCCGTGAACGGCAGGACGGTCACGGAACTGGGCACCCGGGTGGGGCCCCGGGACACCATTGCGGTGGACGGGGTACCCCTGCGCCGGAAAACCGCCAAGCGGACCCTTCTGCTGTACAAGCCCCGGGGCGTGGTCACCACCATGAAGGATCCCCAGGGCCGCCCCACGGTGGCCGACCTGGTGGCGAAAGTGCCGGAACGGCTGTACCCGGTGGGCCGGCTGGACTACCAGACCGAGGGCCTGCTGCTCATGACCAACGACGGGGAGCTGGCCCAGCACCTGACCCATCCCAGCCACCATGTGAACAAGACCTACCTGGTGGAGGTCCGGGGCAGGGTCCCGGAAGAGAAGCTGGATCTGCTGCGGCTGGGGGTTCCCCTGGAGGACGGGCTTACGGCGCCGGCCATGGTGTATGTGCAGGAGGTGGATGAGGCCAGGCATGTGACCCGGTTCACCATCACCATCCATGAGGGCCGCAACCGCCAGGTGCGACGCATGTGCGATTTCATCGGATTCCCGGTGAAGCACCTGAAACGGATCCAGGTGGGCAGCCTTACCCTGGAGGGCATGAAAAAAGGCCAGTACCGGGACCTGACGCCGGAAGAGCTGGCCGATCTGGAAAAGGAGATGGAAGGCCATGAGTAG
- the scpB gene encoding SMC-Scp complex subunit ScpB has protein sequence MELTKTAKLEALLFASGDPLSLERAAAALYCSTDEVADLLEALQREYRKEDRGIELRKVAGGWQLVTKKQAAGLVRRLHEKQEVKLSSAAMETLAIIAFRQPVTKSEMEAIRGVKVDGVLGTLVELGLVGEVGRKEVIGRPILYGTTEEFLQAFGFNSLEDLPRLPEEVLDGTAEGPEPLFKE, from the coding sequence ATGGAACTGACGAAAACCGCTAAGCTGGAGGCCCTGCTGTTTGCCAGCGGGGACCCCCTGAGCCTGGAGAGGGCGGCCGCGGCCCTTTACTGCAGCACCGACGAGGTGGCGGATCTTCTGGAGGCCCTGCAAAGGGAGTACCGGAAGGAGGATCGGGGCATCGAGCTCCGGAAGGTGGCCGGAGGCTGGCAGCTGGTGACGAAGAAGCAGGCGGCAGGGCTGGTACGGCGGCTCCACGAAAAGCAGGAAGTGAAACTGTCCAGTGCGGCCATGGAGACCCTGGCCATCATCGCCTTCCGCCAGCCGGTGACCAAAAGCGAGATGGAGGCCATCCGGGGCGTGAAGGTGGACGGGGTGCTGGGCACCCTGGTGGAACTGGGCCTGGTGGGAGAAGTGGGACGGAAAGAAGTGATCGGCCGGCCCATTCTGTACGGCACCACGGAGGAGTTCCTGCAGGCTTTCGGGTTCAACTCCCTGGAAGACCTGCCCCGGCTGCCGGAAGAAGTGCTGGACGGCACGGCGGAAGGGCCGGAGCCATTGTTTAAGGAGTAG
- a CDS encoding segregation and condensation protein A, translating into MYEIKLADFQGPLDLLIHLIEKDKIDIYDIPIASVTEQYIAYLNAMQEYDLDVASEFLLMAALLLQIKSRMLLPRDPEEEEEEEADPRQMLVDMLVEYQKTKRQAAALRECLQEASLQVARRPLPLTKKYMKVKRYALADLLRALTNLLPARPEEEPVIPRQEFPVQEKMEAIREQLAGRTKPLAFRKLIRNPRSHSETISVFLAVLELLRLKEIGLVQEAPFAPMYLTSKEERHHGTDENR; encoded by the coding sequence TTGTACGAAATCAAACTGGCGGATTTCCAGGGTCCCCTGGATCTTCTGATCCACCTGATCGAAAAGGACAAGATTGACATCTATGACATCCCCATCGCTTCGGTGACGGAGCAATACATCGCCTATCTGAACGCCATGCAGGAGTACGACCTGGATGTAGCCAGCGAATTCCTGCTGATGGCGGCCCTTTTGCTGCAGATCAAGAGCCGGATGCTGCTGCCCAGGGATCCGGAGGAGGAAGAGGAGGAAGAGGCGGATCCCCGGCAGATGCTGGTGGATATGCTGGTGGAATACCAGAAGACCAAACGCCAGGCGGCGGCTCTGCGGGAGTGCCTGCAGGAGGCCAGCCTGCAGGTGGCCCGCAGGCCCCTGCCCCTGACGAAGAAGTACATGAAGGTGAAACGGTATGCCCTGGCAGATTTGCTGCGGGCGCTGACGAACCTGCTGCCGGCCCGGCCGGAGGAGGAACCGGTGATCCCCCGGCAGGAATTTCCGGTGCAGGAGAAGATGGAGGCCATCCGGGAGCAGCTGGCCGGGCGCACAAAGCCCCTGGCCTTCCGGAAGCTGATCCGCAATCCCCGCAGCCACAGCGAGACCATCAGCGTGTTCCTGGCTGTGCTGGAGCTGCTGCGGCTGAAGGAAATCGGCCTGGTCCAAGAGGCCCCTTTTGCCCCCATGTATCTGACGTCAAAGGAGGAACGGCACCATGGAACTGACGAAAACCGCTAA
- a CDS encoding site-2 protease family protein, with amino-acid sequence MLNLDASVIYRIPALLFTITVHEYAHGAMSDSLGDPTPEADGRLTMNPLAHLDLIGSLMLLLVGFGWAKPVRVDPRYYTDPRTGMLKVAFAGPGSNLLVAFLSMFLQVLFVQYFRAGRGVILFLNWLMLYNVWFAFFNLIPIPPMDGYNVLRTVLPLDKALAYERLVGPYCNLILIVLCFTGIGNVVIQPIATLYLSLCQAILGLFF; translated from the coding sequence ATGCTGAATCTGGATGCTTCGGTGATCTATCGGATCCCGGCACTGCTGTTTACCATCACGGTGCATGAATATGCTCACGGAGCCATGTCTGACAGCCTGGGGGATCCCACCCCGGAAGCGGACGGCCGGCTGACCATGAACCCCCTGGCCCACCTGGACCTGATCGGGTCCCTGATGCTGCTGCTGGTGGGCTTCGGCTGGGCCAAACCGGTGCGGGTGGATCCCCGGTACTATACGGATCCCCGGACGGGGATGCTGAAGGTGGCCTTTGCCGGGCCGGGGAGCAACCTTCTGGTGGCCTTCCTGTCCATGTTCCTGCAGGTGCTCTTTGTGCAGTATTTCAGGGCGGGACGGGGCGTGATCCTGTTCCTGAACTGGCTCATGCTGTATAATGTCTGGTTTGCCTTCTTCAACCTGATCCCCATCCCTCCCATGGACGGGTACAATGTGCTGCGGACGGTGCTGCCCCTGGACAAGGCACTGGCCTATGAACGGCTGGTGGGGCCCTACTGCAATCTGATCCTGATCGTGCTGTGCTTCACGGGTATCGGGAATGTGGTGATCCAGCCCATCGCCACCCTGTACCTGTCGCTGTGCCAGGCCATCCTGGGCCTGTTCTTCTAA
- the codY gene encoding GTP-sensing pleiotropic transcriptional regulator CodY, giving the protein MLALLEKTRAINKLLQNTETVSYKKMAEVLKDVIKANIYIVSEDGELLGYSILDGFECELMIKKVLDVGRFPAEYVKWLEGIRETSSNYRLVKNMCAFSEGTKCLFESKYTTVVPIFGNGVRLGTLILGKFKKEFVDSDLLLSEYAATVIGMQLLHDKAMHIEEASRKKAMVQIAFSNLSYSELEAISEILKALPGNEGLLVASKIADQAGITRSVIVNALRKFESAGVLETESLGMKGTYVRILNEYLRDGLKEHKK; this is encoded by the coding sequence ATGTTAGCGTTACTGGAAAAAACGAGAGCGATCAACAAACTGCTGCAGAACACTGAAACCGTCAGCTATAAAAAGATGGCGGAAGTTCTGAAGGATGTCATCAAGGCGAATATCTACATCGTCTCTGAAGACGGGGAACTGCTGGGATATTCCATCCTGGACGGTTTCGAATGTGAACTGATGATCAAGAAAGTGCTGGATGTGGGCCGGTTCCCGGCAGAATACGTGAAATGGCTGGAAGGCATCCGGGAAACTTCTTCCAATTATCGTCTGGTGAAGAATATGTGCGCCTTCAGCGAAGGCACCAAATGCCTGTTTGAAAGCAAATACACCACAGTGGTCCCCATCTTCGGGAACGGGGTCCGTCTGGGCACCCTGATCCTGGGCAAATTCAAGAAGGAATTCGTGGACAGCGACCTGCTGCTCAGCGAATACGCGGCCACCGTCATCGGCATGCAGCTGCTCCATGACAAGGCCATGCACATCGAAGAAGCCAGCCGCAAGAAGGCCATGGTCCAGATCGCCTTCAGCAACCTGAGCTACAGCGAACTGGAAGCCATCTCCGAAATCCTGAAGGCACTGCCCGGGAACGAAGGCCTGCTGGTTGCCAGCAAGATCGCCGACCAGGCCGGCATCACCCGGAGCGTGATCGTCAACGCCCTGCGTAAATTCGAAAGCGCCGGCGTGCTGGAAACCGAATCCCTGGGGATGAAGGGAACCTACGTCCGCATCCTGAACGAATACCTGCGGGACGGGCTGAAGGAACACAAGAAGTAA
- the xerC gene encoding tyrosine recombinase XerC, which yields MERKKDLTPQPLRDGEAEAFFTYLEVEKDASPLTIVNYRDDLLRFHEFLETRMTPVEWGKVRLLDIRAYLAQLHDQGLARRTIARRVSALRSFYRFLRREGHIPANPFLKVRTPKLEKKLPVFLEEFEIDLLLRLPDLTTVLGRRDRAILEFLYSTGCRVSELVGLILTRLDLGNRYAVLMGKGHKERLVPLGHPCVKALDAYLRESRRVLMEKYRVPSHAYVFVNSRGTPLSARSVRRILDKYVEMAALQKHISPHTIRHTFATHLLDHGADLRAVQELLGHASLSTTQIYTHVTAERLTAVYEKHHPRA from the coding sequence ATGGAAAGAAAGAAGGACCTGACACCACAACCCTTGAGGGATGGGGAAGCGGAGGCGTTTTTCACCTATCTGGAGGTGGAAAAGGACGCTTCGCCCCTGACCATTGTGAATTACCGGGATGATCTGCTCCGTTTCCATGAATTCCTGGAAACCCGGATGACTCCGGTGGAGTGGGGGAAGGTCCGTCTTTTGGATATCCGTGCTTACCTGGCGCAACTCCATGATCAGGGCCTTGCCCGCCGGACCATTGCCCGGAGGGTGTCCGCCCTGCGTTCGTTCTACCGCTTCCTCAGGCGGGAGGGCCATATTCCGGCCAATCCCTTCCTGAAGGTGCGGACGCCCAAACTGGAAAAGAAGCTCCCTGTATTTTTGGAAGAGTTCGAAATCGATCTGCTGCTGCGGCTGCCGGACCTGACCACGGTCCTGGGACGGCGGGACCGGGCGATTCTGGAATTCCTCTATTCTACAGGGTGCCGTGTTTCGGAACTGGTGGGACTTATACTGACCCGCCTGGATTTGGGCAACCGGTACGCAGTGCTTATGGGGAAAGGCCACAAAGAACGGCTGGTCCCCCTGGGCCATCCCTGTGTGAAAGCCCTGGATGCCTATCTGAGGGAGAGCCGCCGGGTCCTGATGGAAAAGTACCGGGTGCCGTCTCATGCTTATGTTTTCGTCAACAGCCGGGGTACTCCGCTGTCAGCAAGGAGCGTACGGAGAATCCTGGACAAATACGTGGAAATGGCTGCTCTGCAGAAACACATCAGCCCCCATACCATCCGGCATACCTTTGCCACCCATCTGCTGGATCACGGGGCGGATCTGCGGGCGGTGCAGGAACTTTTGGGGCATGCCAGCCTGTCCACGACACAAATCTATACCCATGTAACCGCAGAGCGGCTGACTGCGGTTTATGAGAAACATCATCCAAGGGCCTAG
- the trmFO gene encoding methylenetetrahydrofolate--tRNA-(uracil(54)-C(5))-methyltransferase (FADH(2)-oxidizing) TrmFO → MTIHIIGAGLAGCEAAWQLTKQGIPVVLHEMRPGKSDPAHHTALFSELVCSNSLRANNIENAVGLLKEEMRQLDSLIIREADAHQVPAGGALAVDREGFAQGVTSTIRENPLVTLVEEEVTDYSRFAPEDYVITASGPLTSGALSEAIQKLVQKDYFHFFDAAAPIVTVDSLDQSKVYKASRYDKGEAAYYNCPFNQEEYLRFWQALCHAETAPVKDFEHNVFEACMPIEEMALRGEDTMRFGPLKPVGLPDPRTGKDPYAVVQLRQDNGAGTLYNIVGFQTHLKWPEQRRVFRMIPGLENAEFVRYGVMHKNSYLNSPLLLDADYSLRTNPHFYFAGQMTGVEGYVESAASGLAAGIYVARALAGKPRVVFPKETAMGALSHYISNPEVRHFQPMNINFGLIAPWDGPRIRGKKEKNGAIARRSLKVLENVKKNLHD, encoded by the coding sequence ATGACCATCCATATTATCGGTGCCGGGCTGGCGGGCTGCGAAGCGGCCTGGCAGCTGACAAAGCAGGGCATCCCTGTGGTGCTGCACGAAATGCGGCCGGGCAAAAGCGACCCGGCCCACCATACGGCCCTGTTCAGCGAGCTGGTATGCAGCAATTCTCTGCGGGCCAACAACATTGAAAACGCCGTGGGCCTCCTGAAGGAGGAGATGCGGCAGCTGGATTCCCTGATCATCCGGGAAGCGGACGCCCACCAGGTCCCTGCCGGCGGGGCTCTGGCCGTGGACCGGGAAGGGTTCGCCCAGGGTGTCACCAGCACCATCCGGGAAAATCCGCTGGTCACCCTGGTGGAGGAGGAAGTGACCGACTACAGCCGGTTCGCTCCGGAAGATTACGTGATCACCGCCAGCGGCCCTCTGACCAGCGGCGCCCTGTCGGAAGCCATCCAGAAACTGGTCCAAAAGGACTATTTCCATTTCTTTGATGCGGCGGCGCCCATCGTCACCGTGGATTCCCTGGACCAGAGCAAAGTGTACAAGGCCTCCCGCTACGACAAGGGGGAAGCGGCCTACTACAACTGCCCTTTCAATCAGGAAGAATACCTGCGGTTCTGGCAGGCGCTGTGCCATGCGGAGACGGCCCCTGTGAAGGATTTCGAGCACAACGTGTTCGAGGCCTGCATGCCCATCGAGGAAATGGCCCTGCGGGGAGAGGACACCATGCGGTTCGGTCCCCTGAAACCGGTGGGCCTGCCCGACCCCCGTACCGGGAAGGATCCCTACGCCGTGGTGCAGCTGCGCCAGGACAACGGGGCCGGCACCCTGTACAACATCGTGGGCTTCCAGACCCATCTGAAATGGCCGGAACAGCGCCGGGTGTTCCGGATGATCCCGGGCCTGGAAAATGCCGAGTTCGTCCGCTACGGGGTGATGCACAAGAATTCCTACCTGAACAGCCCCCTGCTGCTGGACGCCGATTATTCCCTGCGCACCAACCCCCATTTCTACTTCGCCGGCCAGATGACCGGGGTGGAGGGCTATGTGGAAAGCGCGGCTTCCGGCCTGGCGGCAGGGATCTATGTGGCCCGGGCCCTGGCAGGCAAACCCCGGGTGGTGTTCCCGAAAGAGACGGCCATGGGCGCCCTGAGCCACTACATCAGCAATCCGGAGGTCAGACACTTCCAGCCCATGAACATCAACTTCGGCCTGATCGCTCCCTGGGACGGCCCCCGGATCCGGGGCAAAAAGGAAAAGAACGGGGCCATTGCCCGGAGAAGTTTAAAAGTTTTAGAAAATGTAAAAAAGAACTTGCATGATTAG
- the topA gene encoding type I DNA topoisomerase, translating into MTNKLVIVESPTKAKTIEKFLGRTFTVRASMGHLRDLPKSQFGVDVEHDFTPKYINIRGKGPLIKELKTLAKKADKIYLATDPDREGEAISWHLSYILGVDPASPCRISFHEITQTAIKGALKEPHAIDMDMVDAQQTRRILDRIVGYQLSPLLWRKIRKGLSAGRVQSVAVKIICDRQKAIDDFQPEEYWTSSVTLAPGKTPKITAEVTKKDGKKLAIHNKQEADQVTEDLKKARYQVTDCSVRDRLRKPAAPFTTSSLQQEANKKLNFSTKKVMMLAQQLYEGVTLGRKGSVGLITYMRTDSVHLASAAVAEIRDYVGENYGDSYLPQKPNVYSSRKNAQEAHEAIRPTSVNRTPEEMSKFLDRDQLRLYTLIWKRTVASQMASSVSTLTTLTIKGDSYELKATGSVVKFDGFLKLADRKDEEKDKKVPALEKGTELNLIKVNEAVQHFTEPPAYFTEATLVKELEEKGIGRPSTYSPIIQTILARGYVAKEGKKLMPTPLGNQTIDMLTHYFSSFIDVPFSAHMESELDAISEHKTDKETVLREFYVPFEKALKVADAEIPVVEHKDEVTDIRCEKCGRFMVIKEGRHGRFLACPGFPECRNTKPILVKIGVKCPKCGGDLIERHSKTGRLFYGCSNYPTCRFVSWDKPTDEKCPQCGSMMLEHRERSGKTVLHCSNEKCPNASLKKK; encoded by the coding sequence GTGACAAACAAACTGGTCATCGTGGAATCCCCTACCAAAGCCAAAACCATCGAGAAGTTCCTGGGCAGGACGTTCACCGTCCGTGCCTCCATGGGCCATTTGCGTGACCTGCCCAAGAGCCAGTTCGGGGTGGACGTGGAGCATGATTTCACACCCAAATACATCAATATCCGGGGCAAAGGTCCGCTGATCAAGGAACTGAAGACCCTGGCCAAAAAGGCCGACAAGATCTATCTGGCAACGGACCCGGACCGGGAAGGGGAGGCCATCTCCTGGCATCTGAGCTACATCCTGGGCGTGGATCCGGCGTCGCCCTGCCGGATTTCCTTCCATGAAATTACCCAGACCGCCATCAAGGGGGCCCTGAAAGAACCCCATGCCATCGACATGGACATGGTGGACGCCCAGCAGACCCGGCGGATCCTGGACCGGATCGTAGGCTATCAGCTGAGCCCGCTTCTGTGGCGGAAAATCCGCAAGGGCCTCAGCGCCGGCCGTGTCCAGAGCGTGGCCGTGAAGATCATCTGCGACCGGCAGAAGGCCATCGACGACTTCCAGCCCGAGGAATACTGGACCAGCTCTGTAACCCTGGCTCCGGGGAAGACGCCCAAAATCACGGCGGAAGTCACCAAAAAGGACGGAAAAAAGCTGGCCATCCACAACAAACAGGAAGCGGACCAGGTGACGGAGGATCTGAAGAAGGCCCGGTACCAGGTGACGGACTGTTCCGTACGGGACCGGCTGCGGAAACCGGCGGCGCCCTTCACCACCTCCAGCCTGCAGCAGGAGGCCAACAAGAAGCTGAACTTCTCCACGAAGAAGGTCATGATGCTGGCCCAGCAGCTGTACGAAGGGGTCACCCTGGGACGGAAGGGTTCTGTGGGCCTGATCACCTACATGCGTACCGACTCGGTGCACCTGGCCTCGGCGGCGGTGGCAGAGATCCGGGATTATGTGGGTGAGAACTACGGCGACAGCTACCTGCCCCAAAAGCCCAATGTGTACAGCAGCCGGAAGAATGCCCAGGAGGCCCATGAGGCCATCCGGCCTACCAGCGTGAACCGGACCCCGGAAGAGATGAGCAAGTTCCTGGACCGGGATCAGCTGCGGCTGTACACCCTGATCTGGAAGCGCACCGTAGCCAGCCAGATGGCCAGCAGCGTCAGCACCCTGACCACCCTCACCATCAAAGGGGACAGCTACGAACTGAAAGCCACAGGCTCTGTGGTGAAGTTCGACGGGTTCCTGAAACTGGCGGACCGGAAGGACGAGGAAAAGGACAAAAAGGTACCGGCCCTGGAGAAGGGGACGGAACTGAATCTGATCAAGGTGAACGAAGCGGTGCAGCACTTTACGGAACCGCCGGCGTACTTTACGGAAGCCACCCTGGTAAAGGAACTGGAAGAAAAGGGCATCGGCCGCCCCAGCACCTATTCCCCCATCATCCAGACCATCCTGGCCAGGGGGTACGTGGCCAAGGAAGGGAAGAAGCTGATGCCCACGCCGCTGGGGAACCAGACCATCGACATGCTGACCCATTATTTTTCCAGCTTCATCGATGTGCCCTTCAGTGCCCACATGGAAAGCGAGCTGGATGCCATCAGCGAGCACAAGACCGACAAGGAAACAGTGCTGCGGGAGTTCTACGTGCCCTTCGAGAAAGCCCTGAAAGTGGCGGACGCGGAGATTCCGGTGGTGGAACACAAGGACGAGGTCACGGACATCCGATGCGAGAAATGCGGCCGGTTCATGGTGATCAAGGAAGGGCGCCACGGCCGGTTCCTGGCCTGCCCCGGGTTCCCGGAATGCCGGAATACCAAGCCCATCCTGGTGAAGATCGGAGTCAAGTGCCCCAAGTGCGGAGGCGATCTGATCGAGCGGCACAGCAAGACCGGGCGGCTGTTCTACGGGTGCAGCAATTATCCCACCTGCCGGTTCGTCAGCTGGGACAAGCCCACTGACGAAAAGTGCCCCCAGTGCGGCAGCATGATGCTGGAACACCGGGAACGCAGCGGAAAGACCGTGCTCCACTGCAGCAACGAGAAGTGTCCCAATGCCAGTTTGAAGAAGAAATAA